The following coding sequences lie in one Megalodesulfovibrio gigas DSM 1382 = ATCC 19364 genomic window:
- the ybgF gene encoding tol-pal system protein YbgF: MPVLLLVSLLCGVMLCGCASRQQVEELEERLDSMGGTVEQLAVGQDIARAETSTRLGLIEDSLLADGKEKTRLLQEIKAGRQLRAAAARAAQIPQAPPAPAAPADWAPPATQEPAPKIVAEQQPSTLHPEPATPAPLVTQPVPVQPPSEKSPAADPVLSVFVPNLPEPPAAPEVVKRPVSKPSPGIPGYGGGSAAAEGEDPAVAAGLDPYRIVSRPIVQENTPGAAPTPPATPTPPAAGAKPAAASPASVEEAVKLVQAGKVERGRQMLTAYIQENPKGGMLPNAYYWLGETYFQDKRYAQAILAFKDVTTRYPKHDRASAALLKIGLAYEQLGDKPNARFYLGTLVKEYPRSSAAKTATDALQGRLK; the protein is encoded by the coding sequence GTGCCCGTCCTGTTGCTGGTGTCCTTGCTCTGCGGCGTCATGCTGTGCGGCTGTGCCTCCCGGCAGCAGGTGGAGGAGCTGGAAGAGCGCCTGGACTCCATGGGCGGCACGGTGGAGCAACTGGCAGTCGGGCAGGATATCGCACGGGCGGAAACCTCGACTCGTCTTGGGCTCATCGAAGACAGCCTCCTGGCGGATGGCAAGGAAAAAACGCGCCTGCTGCAGGAAATCAAGGCCGGACGCCAACTGCGCGCTGCTGCTGCCCGGGCTGCGCAGATTCCCCAGGCTCCGCCGGCTCCCGCTGCTCCAGCGGACTGGGCCCCCCCTGCGACGCAGGAACCTGCCCCAAAAATCGTCGCCGAGCAACAGCCTTCAACGCTCCACCCGGAACCGGCCACGCCTGCGCCCCTGGTGACGCAACCCGTGCCCGTCCAGCCCCCATCCGAAAAATCCCCGGCAGCAGATCCGGTCCTTTCCGTGTTCGTTCCCAATCTTCCGGAGCCACCCGCTGCACCGGAAGTCGTCAAGCGTCCCGTCTCCAAGCCCTCGCCGGGCATTCCTGGCTACGGGGGAGGATCGGCCGCCGCTGAGGGCGAGGACCCCGCCGTCGCGGCCGGGCTGGATCCCTATCGCATTGTCTCCAGGCCCATCGTTCAGGAAAACACCCCCGGAGCCGCCCCGACACCCCCCGCCACGCCGACACCCCCCGCCGCCGGCGCCAAGCCCGCCGCCGCGAGCCCCGCGAGTGTGGAGGAGGCCGTCAAGCTGGTGCAGGCCGGCAAGGTCGAACGCGGCCGGCAGATGCTCACGGCCTACATTCAGGAAAACCCCAAGGGCGGCATGCTGCCCAATGCCTATTACTGGCTGGGCGAGACGTATTTCCAGGACAAGCGCTACGCGCAGGCCATCCTCGCCTTCAAGGATGTGACGACCCGCTATCCCAAACACGACAGAGCCTCCGCGGCCCTGCTCAAGATCGGGCTTGCCTACGAGCAGTTGGGGGACAAGCCCAATGCCCGCTTCTATCTGGGAACCCTCGTCAAAGAGTATCCACGCTCCAGCGCTGCCAAAACAGCCACAGACGCGCTGCAGGGCAGGCTCAAGTAG
- a CDS encoding chemotaxis protein CheA — translation MSQEFMDQEIIADFIIEAREHLETIEPNLLELEKSPGNLALLNEIFRPMHSLKGASGFLGFAQMNRLAHKAENILDELRQGAMPVTPEMMDVILQATDALRQMIENLERQGREGDVAVDPIIAIIEALLAGEHVASAPPAPAPAETSASAPAPATKAAQLVSIPPYQLTAFGEGHLNDFLEEAAEMVENLNAGLLVLEQQHGGEIVNDLFRYFHNFKGNSGIIGFAELNGLTHEAETLLNRVRKGEMDCSRQLIDLLLAVVDRIEILVAGVDPKTGIASPVSIDDLVQLLSKASETGEVAPLPGREEPAPEPSAHHDAEPAPAAAPTAADADAAMDADEAMDEDELQRAFLADAQAQETKTTPAQPARPAYDPEDVSIFEDTVKQQLGSIDVAMTELARDGTRTEYVDALFRSLTTLQNSSAYMGLDEVRQYAERTAGLVDQARKASLPFDALADIMRQETSILADMLHRAVADMKGETEPAPAPAPAPAPKPEPAPAPKPEPAPAPAPKPEPKPEPAPAPKPAPKPEPAPAPKPAPKPAPKPAPKPAPAAPAPPAAPRTPADNDDDRTTGKPKVSSTIRVDHEKLDHLMNLIGELIINRNRFALLAKQLEDKSGAIDLSEMAQHMTETTYAMARISDDLQDTIMKVRMVPVQTVFSRFPRLVRDLSRKSGKQVQLLTEGEETELDKSVVEVIGDPLVHLIRNSVDHGIESEDVRREAGKPALGTVSLRAYHRGNSVAIEVEDDGKGIDPNKMRQVAVRKGIISEEEAKALDDREAMELIFAPGFSSAETITDISGRGVGMDVVRTNIKNLKGTVSIQSTVGKGTKFILTLPLTLAIIDALMVQVAGETYAIPLDAVSETTKLEARRLTDVNNRKAVTLRGEVLGIVNLREMLELPASGKKEHILSVVVLQDNDRRLGVVVDKLLERQEIVIKPLSEFLGDLRGISGATIMGDGSVVLILDPHELYLMATSKAL, via the coding sequence TACGGATGCCCTGCGCCAGATGATCGAAAATCTGGAACGCCAGGGGCGCGAAGGCGATGTGGCCGTGGATCCCATCATCGCCATCATCGAAGCCCTGCTCGCCGGGGAGCATGTGGCGTCCGCCCCGCCCGCGCCCGCGCCGGCGGAAACGTCGGCCAGCGCACCAGCGCCAGCAACCAAGGCCGCGCAGCTCGTGTCCATCCCGCCGTATCAGCTCACGGCGTTTGGCGAGGGGCATCTCAACGACTTTCTGGAAGAAGCTGCGGAAATGGTGGAGAATCTCAATGCCGGACTGCTGGTGCTGGAGCAGCAGCACGGCGGTGAAATCGTTAACGACCTGTTCCGCTACTTCCACAATTTCAAGGGCAATTCCGGCATCATCGGCTTTGCTGAACTCAACGGCTTGACCCACGAGGCCGAAACCCTGCTCAACCGCGTCCGCAAAGGGGAAATGGACTGCTCCCGTCAGCTCATTGATCTGCTGCTGGCCGTGGTGGACCGCATCGAAATCCTGGTGGCCGGCGTGGATCCAAAAACCGGCATTGCTTCGCCAGTGTCCATCGACGATCTGGTGCAGCTGCTCAGCAAGGCTTCGGAGACGGGCGAAGTGGCCCCCCTGCCGGGCCGCGAGGAACCGGCCCCCGAACCCTCCGCGCACCATGACGCCGAGCCTGCGCCAGCCGCTGCCCCCACCGCGGCGGATGCGGATGCGGCAATGGATGCGGATGAGGCAATGGACGAGGACGAGCTGCAACGAGCCTTTTTGGCCGACGCCCAGGCCCAGGAGACCAAGACCACTCCGGCCCAGCCGGCAAGGCCTGCCTACGATCCCGAAGATGTGAGCATCTTTGAGGATACGGTCAAGCAGCAACTCGGCTCCATCGACGTGGCCATGACCGAGCTGGCCAGGGACGGCACCCGCACCGAATATGTCGATGCCCTGTTCCGCTCCCTCACCACCTTGCAGAACTCCAGCGCCTACATGGGCCTGGACGAAGTGCGCCAGTACGCCGAGCGCACCGCCGGGCTGGTGGATCAGGCCCGCAAGGCCAGCCTGCCCTTCGACGCCCTGGCCGACATCATGCGCCAGGAAACGTCCATCCTGGCAGACATGCTCCACCGCGCCGTGGCGGACATGAAGGGCGAGACGGAGCCTGCGCCCGCACCCGCACCCGCGCCCGCACCCAAGCCGGAGCCCGCGCCCGCACCCAAGCCGGAGCCTGCGCCCGCGCCCGCGCCCAAGCCGGAACCCAAGCCGGAACCTGCGCCCGCACCCAAGCCTGCGCCCAAGCCGGAACCTGCGCCCGCACCCAAGCCTGCGCCCAAGCCTGCGCCCAAGCCTGCGCCCAAGCCTGCGCCTGCCGCGCCTGCCCCGCCTGCCGCCCCCCGGACTCCGGCGGACAATGACGACGACCGCACCACCGGCAAGCCCAAGGTTTCCTCCACCATCCGCGTGGATCATGAAAAGCTCGACCACCTGATGAACCTCATCGGCGAGCTCATCATCAACCGCAACCGTTTCGCCTTGCTGGCCAAGCAGCTGGAAGACAAGAGCGGGGCCATCGATCTTTCGGAAATGGCCCAGCACATGACCGAAACCACCTACGCCATGGCCCGTATCTCCGACGACCTGCAAGACACCATCATGAAGGTGCGCATGGTCCCGGTGCAGACGGTCTTTTCCCGCTTCCCCCGCCTGGTGCGCGACCTCTCCCGCAAGTCCGGCAAGCAGGTGCAACTGCTCACCGAAGGCGAGGAAACGGAACTGGACAAGAGCGTGGTGGAAGTGATCGGCGATCCCCTGGTCCACCTTATCCGCAACTCCGTGGACCACGGCATCGAATCCGAGGACGTGCGCCGCGAGGCCGGCAAGCCTGCCCTGGGCACCGTCTCCCTGCGGGCCTACCACCGCGGCAACTCCGTGGCCATTGAGGTGGAAGACGACGGCAAGGGCATCGATCCCAACAAGATGCGTCAGGTGGCCGTGCGCAAGGGCATCATCTCGGAAGAGGAAGCCAAGGCCCTGGACGACCGCGAGGCCATGGAGCTCATCTTCGCCCCGGGCTTCTCATCCGCCGAAACCATCACGGACATTTCCGGCCGCGGCGTGGGCATGGATGTGGTGCGCACCAACATCAAGAATCTCAAGGGCACGGTGTCCATCCAGTCCACCGTGGGCAAGGGCACCAAGTTCATCCTCACCTTGCCCCTTACCCTGGCCATCATCGACGCCCTCATGGTCCAGGTGGCCGGCGAGACCTACGCCATTCCCCTGGACGCCGTCTCCGAAACCACCAAGCTGGAGGCCCGCCGCCTGACGGATGTGAACAACCGCAAGGCCGTCACCCTGCGCGGCGAGGTGTTGGGCATCGTCAATCTGCGGGAAATGCTGGAACTGCCCGCCAGTGGCAAGAAGGAACACATCCTCTCCGTGGTGGTGCTGCAGGACAACGACCGCCGCCTGGGTGTGGTGGTGGACAAGCTCTTGGAGCGGCAGGAAATCGTCATCAAGCCGCTGTCCGAGTTCCTGGGCGATCTGCGCGGCATCTCCGGGGCCACCATCATGGGCGACGGCTCGGTGGTGCTCATCCTTGATCCGCATGAACTCTACCTGATGGCCACGTCCAAGGCGTTGTGA